One window of Amaranthus tricolor cultivar Red isolate AtriRed21 chromosome 11, ASM2621246v1, whole genome shotgun sequence genomic DNA carries:
- the LOC130826564 gene encoding protein MAIN-LIKE 1-like, producing MAISGPVDPSVLTLQATHRSLAVWGGSTTQLVDDRVLEVVKLVGFSYNHRLLGGGLELDRALITALVKRWRLETHTFHLMVGEATNTLQDVAIILGLPIEGQAVIGHGEGHWPALVHELLGVWPENPQDPT from the exons ATGGCGATAtcgggcccagttgatccatcagtacTTACGCTTCAAGCGACCCACAGGAGCTTAGCTGTGTGGGGGGGCTCCACTACCCAGTTG GTGGATGACAGAGTTTTAGAGGTAGTGAAATTAGTTGGTTTTAGTTACAATCACAGGTTGTTGGGCGGGGGTTTAGAGCTtgatcgagctcttatcactgcattaGTAAAGAGGTGGAGGCTGGAGACTCATACATTCCACCTCATGGTTGGTGAGGCAACGAacacgttgcaagatgtggcaaTTATACTGGGACTGCCCATTGAAGGACAGGCAGTGATTGGTCATGGAGAGGGACATTGGCCAGCCTTAGTTCATGAACTACTAGGGGTTTGGCCAGAGAACCCTCAAGACCCCACATAG